DNA from Desulfobotulus pelophilus:
TGGCTGGAATCCTTCGACTGGGTGTAAGAAGACGCAGGCTGTAGGTCATGGTCTTTCTTTCTTTTTCAGTAATTTATATACCATGTTTTTTGTTTTCGTAACAGATGGAAAGGGCGGGTTACAGGCGGGTGGAAGGATTGTCCAACCGTCAGCATTTCGCCGGTATTCTTTTCTGTTCTTGTAAAGTAAGGCTGCCTTCTCGTCAAATTCAGGTACTTGTGATATGCCCGGAGGCAGGAATTGACTTTGTTTTTTTGGCACAGGGTAGGGTCTTATCTGATCTCTGGTGCCCGGATGGCGGAATCCTGTATCCGGTTTTCCGTCATTAGGGTTGTAAGGAGGCCGTTTCTGCGGTAACAGGCCGGCCACCCCTGAGTGAATTAACAAAAGAGTTTCCATGCTGCCTGCCCTGAAACCAGGATGTTTTTTTGGTTGATACGATGTGGGCTGAAATATGGCAACAGAACGAATTGACTGCAAGACTGAATGGATGGAAAACCTAATGAAACAATACGGAATTGGCATGGATACCGGTGGGACCTATACGGATGCTGTCCTCATGGATCTGGAAACGGGTGAGGTGCTGGCCACGGCCAAAACGCCCACTACCCATGAGGATCTTCATGTCTGTCTGGGTCGGGCACTGGGATTGCTTCAGGAAGAAACGGTCTTTGATCCGGAAGCCGTCATGCGGGTTGCCGTATCCTCCACACTGGCAACCAACAGTATCGTGGAAGGGCAGGGGGCGGATGTGGGCCTTTTTGTCATCGGTCTGGATAAACACTTTGAGCTTCCCGTTGCTGCCATCCGGCAGGTGACAGGAGGCCATACGGTTCTGGGCGAGGAAGAAAACCCTCTGGATGTGGAAGGGCTTCTGGAGGGAGTTTTGTTTTTTCGGAATAAGGTGGATGCCTATGCCGTGATTGCAGCCATGAGTTTCGCCAATCCGGCCCATGAAAAGGTAGCCGCCAAGGCCATTCATATGGTGGATCCCAGGCCGGTTTTCTGTTCCCATGAAGTGAGTGACCGGCCCGGTTTTGAGGCAAGGGCTGCCACTACCGTACTCAATGCCCGTCTGATGCCGAAAATGCAGGCTTTTTTGCAGGGAGTTGGGCAAACGCTTGCCGACTATGGTTTGGAAAAGGGCCTGAGGGTTGTGCGGGGTGATGGTACCTGTATGGGGGCAGAAGAGGCCGTTCATCAGGCAGCCGGTACGGTGGCCAGCGGTCCTGCTGCAACGGCATGGTTTGGAGCGGGATCTGTGGCCTCGGGTGAAGCCCTTGTGGTGGATGTGGGGGGTACGACAACGGATATTACCCGTATCTGCCATGGACGTCCTCTGGTGGACCCCCATGGCAGCCGTATCGGTAATTGGGATACCCATGTACCGGCGGTTTCCATGGTTACGGTGGGTGTGGGGGGGGACTCTTTTGTCCGAACGGGCAGAGAAGGTCTGCTGGTGGGGCCGGAAAGGGCCACGCCACTGTGCAGGATGACGGACCTTCGGCCTCCTCAAGAATGGATGGATGCAAAAGAAAATGCTTCCTGCCTGCGGGCTGTGGATACGGGACATGGAGAGGATCCCTTGTGGCAACTGCTGCATGAAAAGGGGCCCATGGCTATGGGAGAGCTGGGCCGTGTGCTGGAACTCCCCGATGTTGTGCTCAGAGATCGCCTTGCTCCGGCTTTGCAGAAAGGGTGGATTGTGCGGGCGGGCTTTACGCCTACCGATGCTTTGTCTGTGCTGGGCATGCTGCCTTTCGGATCCCGGGAGGCTTCTGTTCTTGGGGCGGAAATTCTTGCCAGAGACCGGCAGATGGATGTGGACAGTTTTTGCAGGGCTGTTTTGCATCAGGTGTCCATGGTCATTGAGGATGCCATTGTGGATTTTCTTGTGCGCCTTGAAACCGGGAAAAGTTTTTCCGCTTTCTGGCCGGATCGCAGGAGTCATGGCTTTCTGGATGTGGGTTTTCGCTTGAAAGGACCCATTGTAGGGATTGGTGCCGCTGCTTCCCTGCTTCTGCCTGCAGTGGCCAGGTCGTTGGATGCGGAGTTGATTCTGCCGGAACACCATGGGGTGGGCAATGCCGTCGGTGCCCTTCGTATTGCCATGGACGGTTTGGCATGAAGGGATTTGATCTCATTTTTTTTTCTTTTTACAATCCTTTTTTTTTTGCAACAGCCGGGAATAGGGCAGGAACGCAATGATGAGTCAGATCGCTATGGATGAAGCACTGTTTTCCAGAGAGAATCTGTTCAGGGTCTTTGATAACCTGGATACGGGAATCGTTGCCCATGACACTTCCCGTCGTATTTTTGTGTTTAACAGGGAGGCGGAGAGGATTACGGGTTTTTCCAGGTCAGAAGTCATTGGAAAGGATTGTCATGAGGTTTTCGGGGCACCCCTCTGCGGAAGCCGCTGTTCTTTTTGCGATGGCCATGCTTTTCCGGGGGATCATGCAGCCTATCCTTTGAATCTTGTATCCCGGTCCGGTGAAGTGCTTCAGGTGGAGATGTCCGTAACGGCCATGAAACGGGCGGATGGATCACTCTGGGGTGTGCTGGCGGCCATGCGGGATGTGACGGATCTTTTCAATCTCCGGTTGAAGGCAGAGGATATGGGTCGTTTTTCCGGTATCATCGGTAATGACCCACGAATGCTGCAGATTTTTCAGCAGATACGGGATGTGTCCCAGTACGATTTTCCCGTTCATATTACGGGGGAAACGGGAACGGGTAAGGAGCTTGTGGCGGCTGCCATCCACAGTGAAAGCCGCAGGGCAGGTAAGCCTTTTGTCCCTGTGAACTGCGGTGCTCTCCCCGAAGGATTGATAGAGTCGGAGCTTTTCGGGCATGTGAGAGGTTCCTTTACCGGGGCCGTCCGGGATAAAAAGGGCCGTTTTGAGCTGGCCCATGGAGGGACTGTCTTTCTGGACGAAGTCGCCGAACTTTCCCGATACATGCAGGTGAAGCTGTTGCGTTTTCTGCAGGAAGGAACCTTTGAACGGGTCGGGGGTGAACAGACCATCAAGGTGGATACCCGGATTGTATCGGCAACCAATAAAAACTTAAAAAAAGAGGTTGCCAGAGGCGATTTTCGGGATGATCTTTATTATCGTCTGAATGTGGTTCCCATACAGCTGCCACCGCTGCGGGAGCGGCGCAATGATATCGCCCTGCTGGTGCATCATTTTATGGAGGAAGCGGCCCGTCAGTATCCCCATACGGCACCGCGCATGGCAAGGGATGCTTTGGGAATGCTCATGGATTACTCATGGCCGGGCAATGTGCGGGAGCTGCAGAATACGGTACGTTTTGCCATTGTAAAATCCGGCGGAGGAGAAATCACCCCGGCGGATCTGCCCCACGAAATCCGGGGGGAGGTAGCCTTGAAATCCAGGAGAGGGCCTGCCCGTAAGCTGGAACCGGATACGGTGGCACAGGTTCTGCTCCGGACCGATGGTAACAAGGCCAAGGCGGCCAAGTTGCTGGGTGTGGGCCGGGCGACCCTTTATCGTTTTTTAAAAGAGTATCCGGAGCTTTATACCGGCTAAGGGGGCGTATATGGGGCTTTTTTCACGATGGGCGGAAACTTTTTTCGGTAGGTCACGTACGGCTGCAGACTCTCAGGGCAGCAGGGATGGCAGCGACAGGAGTGCACCGCCATCTTCTTTTATGGGTACCCATTCTCCGGGAGGTTTGGAAATGAATGATGCGGGTGAGGAAAAGCAGGTCACTCTGTATTCCTTAAGCACATGTGGTCATTGTAAATCCACCAAAAGGCTTCTGAATGACTGCAGTGTGGCCTATTCCTTTACGGACGTGGATCTTCTGGATCAGGAAGAGCGCAGTCTGATTCTGGAACAGCTCAGGGAGCTCAATCCCCGCTGCTCTTTCCCCACCATTGTCATCAATGACAGGGTGATTGTGGGGTTTCGGGAAAATGAAATCAAGGAGGCATTGGGCTTATGACCATGACGGCGG
Protein-coding regions in this window:
- a CDS encoding hydantoinase/oxoprolinase family protein; amino-acid sequence: MKQYGIGMDTGGTYTDAVLMDLETGEVLATAKTPTTHEDLHVCLGRALGLLQEETVFDPEAVMRVAVSSTLATNSIVEGQGADVGLFVIGLDKHFELPVAAIRQVTGGHTVLGEEENPLDVEGLLEGVLFFRNKVDAYAVIAAMSFANPAHEKVAAKAIHMVDPRPVFCSHEVSDRPGFEARAATTVLNARLMPKMQAFLQGVGQTLADYGLEKGLRVVRGDGTCMGAEEAVHQAAGTVASGPAATAWFGAGSVASGEALVVDVGGTTTDITRICHGRPLVDPHGSRIGNWDTHVPAVSMVTVGVGGDSFVRTGREGLLVGPERATPLCRMTDLRPPQEWMDAKENASCLRAVDTGHGEDPLWQLLHEKGPMAMGELGRVLELPDVVLRDRLAPALQKGWIVRAGFTPTDALSVLGMLPFGSREASVLGAEILARDRQMDVDSFCRAVLHQVSMVIEDAIVDFLVRLETGKSFSAFWPDRRSHGFLDVGFRLKGPIVGIGAAASLLLPAVARSLDAELILPEHHGVGNAVGALRIAMDGLA
- a CDS encoding glutaredoxin family protein — encoded protein: MGLFSRWAETFFGRSRTAADSQGSRDGSDRSAPPSSFMGTHSPGGLEMNDAGEEKQVTLYSLSTCGHCKSTKRLLNDCSVAYSFTDVDLLDQEERSLILEQLRELNPRCSFPTIVINDRVIVGFRENEIKEALGL
- a CDS encoding sigma-54 interaction domain-containing protein, which produces MMSQIAMDEALFSRENLFRVFDNLDTGIVAHDTSRRIFVFNREAERITGFSRSEVIGKDCHEVFGAPLCGSRCSFCDGHAFPGDHAAYPLNLVSRSGEVLQVEMSVTAMKRADGSLWGVLAAMRDVTDLFNLRLKAEDMGRFSGIIGNDPRMLQIFQQIRDVSQYDFPVHITGETGTGKELVAAAIHSESRRAGKPFVPVNCGALPEGLIESELFGHVRGSFTGAVRDKKGRFELAHGGTVFLDEVAELSRYMQVKLLRFLQEGTFERVGGEQTIKVDTRIVSATNKNLKKEVARGDFRDDLYYRLNVVPIQLPPLRERRNDIALLVHHFMEEAARQYPHTAPRMARDALGMLMDYSWPGNVRELQNTVRFAIVKSGGGEITPADLPHEIRGEVALKSRRGPARKLEPDTVAQVLLRTDGNKAKAAKLLGVGRATLYRFLKEYPELYTG